A single window of Amphiura filiformis chromosome 17, Afil_fr2py, whole genome shotgun sequence DNA harbors:
- the LOC140137971 gene encoding quinone oxidoreductase-like isoform X2: MTDVEHLTAQLESQQAENGTDRRNENGENTRGMEMGGTSHGGQAEDDDDTVTISLLPQDNESNVQSNSASATPGGEASVMDTSLNSQASEPITPKKKPPGKWSKYKKRYNAKWEKEPGLMEWIRRVPGDDTKVQCRFCQNNIRAHVTELRKHANSIKHKSQSAFVVLPYDSNSRDDTGPTYSQHVPRMFKCMRVVRVTEWGGSDVLEVFSDVSMPEPENDQVLIKVGAVGVNPVDAYIRSGHYANLPNLPWTPGADCSGTVESCGHLVTKFRPGDRVYANGSLTGTYAEYTLCSEDSVFGLPDQLDFKGGAGIGIPYFTAYRALMQRAKARPGQTVLIHGASGSVGMATVQFARAYGMTVLGTAGTEDGMRLVREFGAHFVFNHRCEDYCDEILTATEGDGVDVIIEMLANVNLQRDLELLSMGGTVAVVGNRGTIEINPRLLMPKESSIVGVMLQKSTKKERREIATSIRAGIEAGWIRPHIGMEFPLEGAAFAHEELMTQNGKQGRIILVP; the protein is encoded by the exons ATGACTGATGTGGAACATTTGACAGCTCAACTTGAGTCTCAACAGGCAG aaaatggcACTGACAGGAGGAACGAGAATGGGGAAAATACCAGAGGAATGGAGATGGGCGGAACTTCACATGGAGGTCAGgctgaagatgatgatgacactGTCACTATAAGTCTACTTCCACAGGATAATGAATCCAATGTACAAAGT AACTCTGCAAGTGCAACACCAGGTGGCGAAGCCTCCGTGATGGATACTTCCTTAAATTCACAGGCTTCTGAGCCAATAACGCCAAAGAAGAAACCACCAGGCAAATGGTCTAAATACAAGAAACGCTACAATGCCAAATGGGAGAAAGAACCAGGGCTGATGGAGTGGATACGAAGAGTGCCGGGTGACGACACAAAAGTGCAGTGTAGATTTTGTCAGAATAATATCAGAGCTCATGTAACAGAGTTGAGGAAACATGCAAACTCAATCAAGCATAAATCACAATCTGCTTTTGTT GTTCTTCCATATGATTCCAATTCCAGAGACGACACTGGTCCCACCTATAGCCAACATGTTCCTcgtatgtttaaatgcatgagAGTAGTGAGGGTTACAGAGTGGGGTGGATCAGATGTACTAGAGGTGTTCAGTGATGTCAGCATGCCAGAACCAGAGAATGATCAG GTGTTGATCAAAGTAGGTGCAGTAGGAGTGAATCCAGTTGACGCATACATTAGATCAG GTCATTATGCAAACTTACCCAATCTACCATGGACTCCTGGTGCTGATTGTTCTGGCACTGTAGAAAGCTGTGGCCATCTTGTTACCAAATTTAGG CCTGGTGATAGAGTATACGCCAATGGTTCATTAACGGGGACGTATGCAGAGTACACATTATGTAGTGAAGATAGCGTGTTTGGGCTACCAGATCAATTGGATTTCAAAGGTGGAGCTGGTATAGGCATTCCATACTTCACAGCATACAGAGCACTCATGCAGAG AGCTAAAGCAAGACCAGGACAGACGGTATTAATTCATGGTGCTAGTGGATCG GTTGGAATGGCAACAGTACAGTTTGCCCGTGCATATGGTATGACAGTATTAGGCACTGCTGGCACTGAGGATGGAATGAGACTAGTGCGAGAGTTCGGAGCCCATTTTGTTTTCAACCACAGATGTGAAGATTATTGTGATGAAATTCTG ACTGCTACAGAAGGTGATGGTGTAGATGTAATTATAGAAATGTTAGCCAATGTCAATCTACAGAGAGATTTGGAGCTACTGTCTATGGGTGGCACTGTTGCA GTTGTTGGTAATAGAGGAACAATTGAAATCAACCCAAGATTACTGATGCCAAAAGAAAGCTCCATTGTGGGCGTCATGCTTCAAAAATCAACAAAG AAAGAACGAAGAGAGATTGCAACATCAATCCGGGCTGGTATTGAAGCAGGATGGATTAGACCGCACATTGGTATGGAATTCCCTCTTGAGGGCGCTGCTTTTGCACATGAGGAACTCATGACACAGAACGGCAAACAGGGAAGAATTATATTGGTTCCATGA
- the LOC140137971 gene encoding quinone oxidoreductase-like isoform X3, with protein sequence MTDVEHLTAQLESQQAENGTDRRNENGENTRGMEMGGTSHGGQAEDDDDTVTISLLPQDNESNVQSNSASATPGGEASVMDTSLNSQASEPITPKKKPPGKWSKYKKRYNAKWEKEPGLMEWIRRVPGDDTKVQCRFCQNNIRAHVTELRKHANSIKHKSQSAFVVLPYDSNSRDDTGPTYSQHVPRMFKCMRVVRVTEWGGSDVLEVFSDVSMPEPENDQVLIKVGAVGVNPVDAYIRSGHYANLPNLPWTPGADCSGTVESCGHLVTKFRPGDRVYANGSLTGTYAEYTLCSEDSVFGLPDQLDFKGGAGIGIPYFTAYRALMQRAKARPGQTVLIHGASGSVGMATVQFARAYGMTVLGTAGTEDGMRLVREFGAHFVFNHRCEDYCDEILTATEGDGVDVIIEMLANVNLQRDLELLSMGGTVAVVGNRGTIEINPRLLMPKESSIVGVMLQKSTKKERREIATSIRAGIEAGWIRPHIGMEFPLEGAAFAHEELMTQNGKQGRIILVP encoded by the exons ATGACTGATGTGGAACATTTGACAGCTCAACTTGAGTCTCAACAGGCAG aaaatggcACTGACAGGAGGAACGAGAATGGGGAAAATACCAGAGGAATGGAGATGGGCGGAACTTCACATGGAGGTCAGgctgaagatgatgatgacactGTCACTATAAGTCTACTTCCACAGGATAATGAATCCAATGTACAAAGT AACTCTGCAAGTGCAACACCAGGTGGCGAAGCCTCCGTGATGGATACTTCCTTAAATTCACAGGCTTCTGAGCCAATAACGCCAAAGAAGAAACCACCAGGCAAATGGTCTAAATACAAGAAACGCTACAATGCCAAATGGGAGAAAGAACCAGGGCTGATGGAGTGGATACGAAGAGTGCCGGGTGACGACACAAAAGTGCAGTGTAGATTTTGTCAGAATAATATCAGAGCTCATGTAACAGAGTTGAGGAAACATGCAAACTCAATCAAGCATAAATCACAATCTGCTTTTGTT GTTCTTCCATATGATTCCAATTCCAGAGACGACACTGGTCCCACCTATAGCCAACATGTTCCTcgtatgtttaaatgcatgagAGTAGTGAGGGTTACAGAGTGGGGTGGATCAGATGTACTAGAGGTGTTCAGTGATGTCAGCATGCCAGAACCAGAGAATGATCAG GTGTTGATCAAAGTAGGTGCAGTAGGAGTGAATCCAGTAGACGCATACATTAGATCAG GTCATTATGCAAACTTACCCAATCTACCATGGACTCCTGGTGCTGATTGTTCTGGCACTGTAGAAAGCTGTGGCCATCTTGTTACCAAATTTAGG CCTGGTGATAGAGTATACGCCAATGGTTCATTAACGGGGACGTATGCAGAGTACACATTATGTAGTGAAGATAGCGTGTTTGGGCTACCAGATCAATTGGATTTCAAAGGTGGAGCTGGTATAGGCATTCCATACTTCACAGCATACAGAGCACTCATGCAGAG AGCTAAAGCAAGACCAGGACAGACGGTATTAATTCATGGTGCTAGTGGATCG GTTGGAATGGCAACAGTACAGTTTGCCCGTGCATATGGTATGACAGTATTAGGCACTGCTGGCACTGAGGATGGAATGAGACTAGTGCGAGAGTTCGGAGCCCATTTTGTTTTCAACCACAGATGTGAAGATTATTGTGATGAAATTCTG ACTGCTACAGAAGGTGATGGTGTAGATGTAATTATAGAAATGTTAGCCAATGTCAATCTACAGAGAGATTTGGAGCTACTGTCTATGGGTGGCACTGTTGCA GTTGTTGGTAATAGAGGAACAATTGAAATCAACCCAAGATTACTGATGCCAAAAGAAAGCTCCATTGTGGGCGTCATGCTTCAAAAATCAACAAAG AAAGAACGAAGAGAGATTGCAACATCAATCCGGGCTGGTATTGAAGCAGGATGGATTAGACCGCACATTGGTATGGAATTCCCTCTTGAGGGCGCTGCTTTTGCACATGAGGAACTCATGACACAGAACGGCAAACAGGGAAGAATTATATTGGTTCCATGA
- the LOC140137971 gene encoding quinone oxidoreductase-like isoform X1, producing MTDVEHLTAQLESQQAENGTDRRNENGENTRGMEMGGTSHGGQAEDDDDTVTISLLPQDNESNVQSNSASATPGGEASVMDTSLNSQASEPITPKKKPPGKWSKYKKRYNAKWEKEPGLMEWIRRVPGDDTKVQCRFCQNNIRAHVTELRKHANSIKHKSQSAFVVLPYDSNSRDDTGPTYSQHVPRMFKCMRVVRVTEWGGSDVLEVFSDVSMPEPENDQVLIKVGAVGVNPVDAYIRSGHYANLPNLPWTPGADCSGTVESCGHLVTKFRPGDRVYANGSLTGTYAEYTLCSEDSVFGLPDQLDFKGGAGIGIPYFTAYRALMQRAKARPGQTVLIHGASGSVGMATVQFARAYGMTVLGTAGTEDGMRLVREFGAHFVFNHRCEDYCDEILTATEGDGVDVIIEMLANVNLQRDLELLSMGGTVAVVGNRGTIEINPRLLMPKESSIVGVMLQKSTKKERREIATSIRAGIEAGWIRPHIGMEFPLEGAAFAHEELMTQNGKQGRIILVP from the exons ATGACTGATGTGGAACATTTGACAGCTCAACTTGAGTCTCAACAGGCAG aaaatggcACTGACAGGAGGAACGAGAATGGGGAAAATACCAGAGGAATGGAGATGGGCGGAACTTCACATGGAGGTCAGgctgaagatgatgatgacactGTCACTATAAGTCTACTTCCACAGGATAATGAATCCAATGTACAAAGT AACTCTGCAAGTGCAACACCAGGTGGCGAAGCCTCCGTGATGGATACTTCCTTAAATTCACAGGCTTCTGAGCCAATAACGCCAAAGAAGAAACCACCAGGCAAATGGTCTAAATACAAGAAACGCTACAATGCCAAATGGGAGAAAGAACCAGGGCTGATGGAGTGGATACGAAGAGTGCCGGGTGACGACACAAAAGTGCAGTGTAGATTTTGTCAGAATAATATCAGAGCTCATGTAACAGAGTTGAGGAAACATGCAAACTCAATCAAGCATAAATCACAATCTGCTTTTGTT GTTCTTCCATATGATTCCAATTCCAGAGACGACACTGGTCCCACCTATAGCCAACATGTTCCTcgtatgtttaaatgcatgagAGTAGTGAGGGTTACAGAGTGGGGTGGATCAGATGTACTAGAGGTGTTCAGTGATGTCAGCATGCCAGAACCAGAGAATGATCAG GTGTTGATCAAAGTAGGTGCAGTAGGAGTGAATCCAGTTGATGCATACATTAGATCAGGTCATTATGCAAACTTACCCAATCTACCATGGACTCCTGGTGCTGATTGTTCTGGCACTGTAGAAAGCTGTGGCCATCTTGTTACCAAATTTAGG CCTGGTGATAGAGTATACGCCAATGGTTCATTAACGGGGACGTATGCAGAGTACACATTATGTAGTGAAGATAGCGTGTTTGGGCTACCAGATCAATTGGATTTCAAAGGTGGAGCTGGTATAGGCATTCCATACTTCACAGCATACAGAGCACTCATGCAGAG AGCTAAAGCAAGACCAGGACAGACGGTATTAATTCATGGTGCTAGTGGATCG GTTGGAATGGCAACAGTACAGTTTGCCCGTGCATATGGTATGACAGTATTAGGCACTGCTGGCACTGAGGATGGAATGAGACTAGTGCGAGAGTTCGGAGCCCATTTTGTTTTCAACCACAGATGTGAAGATTATTGTGATGAAATTCTG ACTGCTACAGAAGGTGATGGTGTAGATGTAATTATAGAAATGTTAGCCAATGTCAATCTACAGAGAGATTTGGAGCTACTGTCTATGGGTGGCACTGTTGCA GTTGTTGGTAATAGAGGAACAATTGAAATCAACCCAAGATTACTGATGCCAAAAGAAAGCTCCATTGTGGGCGTCATGCTTCAAAAATCAACAAAG AAAGAACGAAGAGAGATTGCAACATCAATCCGGGCTGGTATTGAAGCAGGATGGATTAGACCGCACATTGGTATGGAATTCCCTCTTGAGGGCGCTGCTTTTGCACATGAGGAACTCATGACACAGAACGGCAAACAGGGAAGAATTATATTGGTTCCATGA